In Spirobacillus cienkowskii, a genomic segment contains:
- a CDS encoding TolC family protein yields the protein MLFKINKYLVKICAIINFNSVYGLEEISFPKIWEMVVKNSYINKSLNLMIESSNSSVDRQSRYWLPSLYVNSQFMSTNDPTLTFINYLGEGQVKQEDFVPSTLNTPSYNSFNSTQIGLNFLLYDGSSRASYSKAQKHASKALEYKKNSELVNLYVKTLREYSNIINAENYLKELNETEKNVEKLINNYHIGEKSNPVGYSGLLSLKAIMNKINFLIHDINTNIKNSKVTLNLMAGNKNKEWKILNLPIEKFVSIYFNKSNSSPSSYQYLEQMEKSFSIKEKITAEKAKYLPKIGLFSQANIFGGDRGIKKSYIFGINITLNFMASDLGAASEVELLSQAKEEAAREIDLSEKIMSEISEENLRSINVKLDLTLNNEEILNEQLKVLSSLFKNGSTSVAQITEVYNKKTDILQNKYTLKKYLLDADLAKISLSQKNVEPKDIWSLK from the coding sequence ATGCTATTTAAAATCAATAAATATTTAGTTAAAATTTGTGCTATCATAAATTTTAACTCTGTATATGGCCTTGAAGAAATCTCATTTCCTAAAATTTGGGAAATGGTTGTCAAAAACTCTTATATTAACAAGTCATTAAATTTAATGATAGAATCCTCAAATAGCAGCGTAGATAGGCAATCCCGGTATTGGCTTCCTAGTTTATATGTAAATTCACAGTTTATGTCTACAAATGATCCTACTTTAACTTTTATCAATTATTTAGGAGAAGGCCAAGTTAAACAAGAAGATTTTGTACCTTCCACACTCAATACTCCATCATACAACTCGTTCAATTCTACTCAGATAGGTTTGAATTTCTTACTTTATGATGGCAGTTCAAGAGCATCTTACTCAAAAGCACAAAAGCATGCTTCAAAAGCATTAGAATACAAAAAAAATTCTGAATTAGTAAATTTATACGTAAAAACTTTAAGAGAGTATTCAAATATAATCAATGCAGAAAATTATCTAAAAGAGTTAAATGAAACAGAAAAAAATGTAGAAAAATTAATAAATAACTATCATATAGGTGAAAAATCAAATCCAGTTGGCTATAGCGGTTTATTAAGCCTAAAAGCAATCATGAACAAAATAAATTTTTTAATTCATGATATCAATACAAATATAAAAAATTCCAAAGTTACATTAAATTTAATGGCGGGAAATAAAAATAAAGAATGGAAAATATTAAATTTACCAATCGAAAAATTTGTCTCTATCTACTTTAATAAATCAAACAGCTCTCCTAGTTCCTATCAATATCTAGAGCAAATGGAAAAGTCATTTTCTATTAAAGAAAAAATTACCGCAGAAAAAGCAAAGTATCTACCGAAGATAGGCTTATTCAGCCAGGCAAATATTTTCGGAGGAGATAGAGGTATTAAAAAATCTTATATTTTTGGAATTAATATCACCCTCAATTTTATGGCTTCTGATCTTGGAGCGGCATCAGAGGTAGAACTATTGTCTCAAGCAAAAGAAGAAGCTGCAAGAGAAATTGACTTATCAGAAAAAATAATGTCAGAAATTTCTGAAGAAAATTTGAGATCAATTAACGTCAAGCTTGATCTCACATTAAATAATGAAGAAATTCTAAATGAACAACTCAAAGTATTAAGTAGCTTATTTAAAAATGGCAGCACATCAGTTGCGCAAATAACAGAAGTATACAATAAAAAAACAGATATATTACAAAATAAATACACATTAAAAAAATATTTATTAGATGCTGATTTAGCAAAAATTTCCCTATCTCAAAAAAATGTAGAACCTAAAGATATATGGAGTTTAAAATGA
- a CDS encoding efflux RND transporter permease subunit, whose protein sequence is MNKKSLGIAGKISQKFIHSKLTIIIVFLSILIGVIAVWLTPKEEEPQISVPMIDIQTYSPNFEEAHEVERKVTEPIERAVWGLDGVEYVYSSSSPHQSLVTVRFKVGEPIEPSLVKVHHKLLEINNEINNYILPSKVKSYSIDDVPFLTITFSSPSIDDTKLRNLIAPLARELSSTPDLNKVELLGGKKRAIRIIVDPKLLEKKGVTLRQVSQAIILNDSIKYAGKDWGQEKVFDVEVGGHYKTAEDIKNIAIGQRGGVIVKIHDVAKILDTTEERVRESVLIESNDTSAINNAVSLSFSKRKGTNVVMLSQQLLARASAFSKTLPTEIKMSIVRDYGSTAADKTKELIEHLLLATLSVSVLIAIFMGLRASLVIAIAIPVTLSLTLATYYFMGYTLNRVTLFALIFSIGILVDDAIVVFENIERHIKENKVNFLQATINAVSEVGNPTILATFTVIASILPMAFVSGMMGPYMKPIPVGASFAMIISLFVAFIVTPWAAVRLLKSHHNHHINTTQKQGKLDKIYRNIMNYLLSSKKYTTSFLIMTCVLFLISISLFYFKSVKVKMLPFDNKNEFQILLDYSTTTTLKNSIDMSKKLAIKLFENKNIDKIQIFSGEPAPFSFSGMVKHTFLRHTDYQNDLHIVLKDKEKREESSHSVIENIRKIVNKFSDENNVTSKILEIPPGSPVLATVVAEIYAPNSKLREKAAKDVLNVFQNELSVVDLDYSWRLQRPRKIYSYNQFKGGILGTNASEISLSGRYTFSENSLVTLNDISSPEDVSIDLSIDNSIRSGSSPFQNQSVSSFDTGFSAVEKVLDPPIIKETETIFRKNLKPVSYIMSELSGSEEAPVYGIQKLAKNITYPLQIREVPWDINQAIVKWDGEWFITYEVFRDLGLSFAIVLILIYVLVVGWFKSYLVPIAIMAPIPISLIGIVPGHAIFGAYFTATSMIGFIAGAGIIVRNSIILIDFIENQLTEGIPLKEAVINSGVTRFRPMLLTAAAVIVGSGVILFDPIFQGLAISLMFGEVAATILSFFAIPVLYFWIVGKKRASELLINKENLNHEN, encoded by the coding sequence ATGAATAAGAAATCTTTAGGTATAGCAGGAAAAATAAGCCAAAAATTTATTCACTCTAAGTTAACAATTATTATTGTATTTTTAAGTATACTAATTGGAGTTATTGCAGTTTGGTTAACACCAAAAGAAGAAGAACCACAAATATCTGTGCCGATGATAGATATTCAAACATACTCGCCAAACTTTGAAGAAGCACATGAGGTTGAACGAAAAGTAACAGAGCCTATAGAAAGAGCTGTTTGGGGATTAGATGGTGTAGAGTATGTGTATTCATCAAGCAGCCCGCATCAAAGTCTTGTTACTGTTCGTTTTAAAGTAGGTGAACCTATAGAACCTAGCCTTGTTAAGGTGCATCATAAATTACTTGAAATTAATAATGAAATTAATAATTATATTTTACCTTCAAAAGTAAAATCATATTCAATTGATGATGTTCCGTTTTTAACAATCACTTTTAGCTCACCAAGCATTGATGATACAAAATTAAGAAATTTAATCGCTCCTTTAGCCAGAGAGCTCTCATCAACCCCTGATTTAAACAAAGTAGAATTATTAGGAGGTAAAAAAAGAGCTATTAGAATTATTGTCGACCCTAAATTGTTAGAAAAAAAAGGTGTTACATTAAGGCAAGTATCCCAGGCAATCATTTTAAATGATTCAATAAAATATGCGGGAAAAGATTGGGGTCAAGAAAAAGTTTTTGATGTAGAAGTTGGTGGTCATTATAAAACCGCAGAAGATATTAAAAATATTGCAATAGGACAACGCGGTGGTGTGATTGTTAAAATCCATGATGTAGCAAAAATATTAGACACCACAGAAGAACGCGTTCGAGAATCTGTTTTAATTGAAAGCAACGATACAAGCGCGATTAATAATGCAGTCTCTTTATCTTTTAGTAAAAGAAAAGGAACTAATGTTGTTATGCTTTCTCAACAACTACTAGCAAGAGCAAGTGCATTTAGTAAAACACTACCTACTGAAATTAAAATGTCAATTGTTCGCGATTACGGATCAACAGCAGCAGATAAAACAAAAGAACTGATAGAACATTTATTACTAGCAACCCTATCTGTCAGCGTATTAATTGCAATATTTATGGGTTTAAGAGCTTCTTTAGTAATTGCAATTGCAATACCTGTTACTTTATCATTAACATTAGCAACTTACTACTTTATGGGATATACACTCAATCGGGTTACACTATTTGCACTAATATTTTCTATCGGAATTTTAGTAGATGATGCTATTGTTGTTTTTGAAAATATTGAGCGTCATATAAAAGAAAATAAAGTAAATTTTTTACAGGCAACAATTAATGCTGTATCAGAAGTTGGTAATCCTACAATTCTTGCAACATTCACAGTTATTGCATCCATTCTTCCAATGGCGTTTGTTAGCGGCATGATGGGTCCTTATATGAAACCAATTCCGGTTGGTGCAAGTTTTGCTATGATTATATCCTTATTTGTAGCGTTTATTGTAACACCTTGGGCTGCAGTCAGATTATTAAAATCTCATCATAATCATCACATAAATACTACTCAAAAACAGGGAAAATTAGACAAAATTTATAGAAACATTATGAATTACCTACTAAGTAGCAAAAAATATACAACATCATTTCTCATCATGACATGTGTTTTATTTTTAATTTCAATTTCTTTATTTTATTTTAAAAGTGTTAAAGTTAAAATGTTACCTTTTGATAATAAAAATGAATTTCAAATTCTTCTAGATTATTCTACAACTACAACACTTAAAAACTCTATAGATATGTCTAAAAAATTAGCAATAAAACTTTTTGAAAATAAAAATATTGATAAAATTCAAATTTTTTCTGGAGAACCAGCTCCATTTTCTTTTTCTGGTATGGTAAAGCACACATTTTTAAGACATACTGACTATCAAAATGATTTGCATATTGTTCTAAAAGATAAGGAAAAAAGAGAGGAATCAAGCCATAGTGTTATTGAAAATATCAGAAAAATTGTTAATAAATTTTCTGACGAAAATAATGTAACCAGTAAAATACTAGAAATACCTCCAGGTTCACCTGTACTTGCAACTGTTGTTGCAGAAATTTATGCGCCAAACTCCAAGTTAAGAGAAAAGGCAGCAAAGGATGTCCTTAACGTATTTCAAAATGAACTTTCAGTAGTTGACTTAGATTACTCTTGGAGATTACAAAGACCAAGAAAAATATACTCCTATAACCAATTTAAGGGCGGCATTCTTGGAACAAACGCGAGTGAAATTAGCTTAAGTGGCAGATATACGTTTTCAGAAAATTCGTTAGTCACCTTAAATGATATTTCTAGTCCAGAAGATGTTAGTATAGATTTATCTATTGATAATTCTATTCGATCAGGTAGTAGTCCATTTCAAAATCAATCTGTTTCATCTTTTGATACAGGTTTTTCAGCTGTAGAAAAAGTTCTTGATCCACCAATAATTAAAGAAACAGAAACAATTTTTAGAAAAAATTTAAAGCCAGTTAGCTATATTATGAGCGAACTTTCTGGATCTGAGGAAGCTCCTGTTTACGGAATACAAAAACTTGCAAAAAATATTACTTATCCATTGCAAATTAGAGAGGTTCCTTGGGATATTAATCAGGCAATCGTAAAGTGGGATGGTGAATGGTTTATTACTTACGAGGTTTTTCGCGATTTAGGATTATCTTTTGCTATTGTTTTAATTTTAATTTACGTGCTTGTAGTTGGTTGGTTTAAAAGTTATTTAGTACCCATAGCAATTATGGCACCTATTCCTATTAGTTTAATTGGCATTGTTCCAGGACATGCGATATTTGGTGCTTATTTTACAGCAACATCCATGATTGGATTTATAGCTGGAGCTGGAATAATTGTTAGAAATTCTATAATTCTAATTGACTTTATTGAAAATCAATTAACAGAAGGCATCCCATTAAAAGAGGCAGTTATAAATTCTGGTGTAACACGATTTCGCCCGATGTTACTTACTGCTGCAGCTGTAATAGTGGGAAGCGGTGTTATCTTATTTGACCCAATTTTTCAAGGTTTAGCAATTAGTTTAATGTTTGGCGAAGTTGCAGCAACAATCCTAAGTTTCTTTGCAATTCCTGTTTTATACTTTTGGATTGTCGGAAAAAAAAGAGCATCTGAACTATTAATAAATAAGGAAAATTTAAATCATGAAAATTGA
- a CDS encoding DUF2892 domain-containing protein, with product MKIENKIRAVAGIFILISLLLSHFYSNYWLILNAFVGANLLQSSYTNFCPLEKILNRFDKKF from the coding sequence ATGAAAATTGAAAATAAAATTCGTGCCGTTGCAGGAATTTTTATCCTTATAAGTTTACTACTATCACATTTTTATTCAAATTATTGGTTAATTTTAAATGCATTTGTTGGAGCTAATCTTTTACAATCTAGCTATACTAATTTTTGTCCATTAGAGAAGATTTTAAATAGATTTGATAAAAAATTTTAA
- a CDS encoding cytochrome ubiquinol oxidase subunit I: MNSFLVEMSRAHFAMTAMYHFLFVPLTLGLSFLVAFLETIYYKTQDENWKKITKFWMMLLAINFAIGAASGIIMEFEFGTNWANYSWTVGDIFGTPLAIEGLLAFFLETTFFIVMIFGWERVSKRFHLVSTWLFAIGSNLSAYWILIANGWMQNPVGTKFNIETGRSEMINFWDVALSSNGVSKFLHTLASSYIISGLFVVGVSAFLILKNKDFNNARKSLILGSSFGLLACFFTILTGDDAAYRVAQTQPMKLAAMEGLYDGQKKAGIVAFGVLNPEKKLGDNTNDFLFKAELPAALSLLGQHDIHAFIPGLNDLVYGNPKYNIIPVQEKIDKGKIAAKAIIDYKNAKKSDNKDLMIKSQKLFDENVKYLGYASMKKPEDAVPNVPITFYSFHIMVGLGVYFLVIFLITLYLAMVNEIIRYRKFLWLLFFSIPLGYLASELGWVVAEVGRQPWAIQDLLLTEKAVSNLNTATVQVTMIIFFIIFTIMLISEIGIMYRKIKQGM, from the coding sequence ATGAATAGTTTCTTAGTTGAAATGTCTAGAGCTCACTTTGCAATGACTGCAATGTATCATTTTTTATTTGTACCTCTCACTTTAGGTCTTTCATTTTTAGTCGCATTTTTAGAGACTATTTACTATAAAACTCAAGATGAAAACTGGAAAAAAATCACCAAATTCTGGATGATGCTACTTGCCATTAACTTCGCTATTGGAGCTGCAAGCGGAATTATAATGGAGTTTGAATTTGGAACAAACTGGGCCAACTACTCTTGGACTGTTGGAGATATTTTTGGCACCCCACTAGCGATTGAAGGTCTTTTGGCTTTTTTTCTTGAAACAACTTTTTTTATTGTCATGATTTTTGGATGGGAAAGAGTTTCAAAAAGATTTCATTTAGTTTCTACCTGGCTTTTTGCTATTGGCTCAAATCTTTCTGCATATTGGATACTAATTGCCAATGGCTGGATGCAAAATCCCGTAGGAACAAAATTTAATATTGAAACGGGACGCAGCGAAATGATAAATTTTTGGGACGTTGCATTATCATCAAATGGCGTTTCAAAATTTTTACATACATTAGCAAGTAGCTATATTATTTCAGGATTATTTGTGGTTGGAGTTAGCGCATTTTTAATTCTTAAAAACAAAGATTTTAATAATGCCAGAAAAAGTTTAATTTTAGGTTCTAGTTTTGGACTATTAGCATGTTTTTTTACCATTCTTACCGGTGATGATGCAGCATATCGAGTAGCTCAAACACAACCAATGAAGCTTGCTGCCATGGAAGGCTTATATGATGGACAAAAAAAAGCAGGTATTGTTGCATTTGGAGTTTTAAACCCAGAAAAAAAACTCGGTGATAATACTAATGATTTTCTTTTTAAAGCAGAATTACCAGCGGCATTATCGTTATTAGGACAACATGATATTCATGCTTTTATTCCTGGACTAAATGACTTGGTTTATGGAAATCCAAAGTATAATATTATACCCGTACAAGAAAAAATTGATAAAGGAAAAATTGCTGCAAAAGCAATAATTGATTACAAAAATGCAAAAAAATCTGATAATAAAGATTTAATGATCAAATCGCAAAAATTATTTGATGAAAACGTTAAGTATTTAGGCTATGCTTCAATGAAAAAACCTGAAGATGCTGTTCCAAACGTTCCAATAACTTTTTATAGTTTTCATATTATGGTTGGTCTTGGAGTCTATTTTTTAGTTATTTTTTTAATAACATTATATTTAGCCATGGTAAACGAAATTATTCGTTACAGAAAATTTTTGTGGCTATTATTTTTCAGTATTCCTTTAGGATATTTGGCTTCTGAATTAGGTTGGGTTGTTGCAGAAGTTGGTAGACAGCCATGGGCAATACAAGATTTATTATTAACAGAAAAAGCAGTGTCAAACCTTAATACAGCTACTGTACAAGTCACTATGATTATATTTTTTATTATATTTACAATTATGCTCATTTCTGAGATTGGAATAATGTATCGAAAAATTAAGCAAGGGATGTAA
- the cydB gene encoding cytochrome d ubiquinol oxidase subunit II, producing the protein MSFEILQIYWWVIFSLVGALFGFMLFVQGGQTLLFSFPNNKKKKDLIINILGRKWELGFTTLVLFGGVAFAAFPRFYAVSFGGAYWLWIVILIASVLQAVSYEFRKKSGNVFGSKFFEIFLFINGIVLSIGVGVFVSSLYNGNQFTLNELGTSIWHNNLLGLEAFFSVFNLLLGFSVFFLSRILAIFYIYSHIDNDELNLKKDLFKKYFANLILFLCSFLPWIVWMSLKDGYCVTESEVFVCSNKYFKNLIDMPIVVTLLSVGIILFLLSIIIFIKNKNKLPIWIAGLGSILVYFSLFLNVGLNNTSFYPSSVKPSDSLTLSNSSSSLYTLNSMFYVSFLVPFVLMYIIYVWYKMDSKKITNQEIDSDKNSY; encoded by the coding sequence ATGTCATTCGAAATATTACAAATTTATTGGTGGGTTATTTTCTCTTTAGTAGGTGCTCTTTTTGGTTTTATGCTATTTGTTCAAGGAGGGCAGACTCTATTGTTTTCATTTCCAAATAATAAAAAAAAGAAAGATTTAATCATAAATATTCTAGGAAGAAAATGGGAACTTGGTTTTACTACATTGGTTTTATTTGGTGGAGTCGCATTTGCTGCCTTTCCAAGATTTTATGCTGTAAGCTTTGGTGGCGCTTATTGGTTATGGATTGTTATTTTAATTGCATCTGTTTTACAAGCTGTTTCTTATGAATTTAGAAAAAAATCTGGTAATGTTTTTGGCTCAAAATTTTTTGAAATATTTTTATTTATAAATGGTATTGTATTATCTATAGGTGTTGGAGTATTTGTTTCAAGTTTATACAATGGTAATCAGTTTACATTAAATGAATTAGGAACATCTATATGGCATAATAATCTTTTAGGATTAGAAGCTTTTTTTAGTGTATTTAATTTATTATTAGGTTTTAGTGTGTTTTTTCTTTCAAGAATTTTAGCAATATTTTATATTTATTCACATATAGATAATGATGAACTAAATTTAAAAAAAGATCTTTTTAAAAAATATTTTGCAAACTTAATTTTATTCCTATGCAGCTTTTTACCTTGGATAGTTTGGATGTCATTAAAAGATGGTTATTGTGTTACAGAAAGTGAAGTTTTTGTATGCTCAAATAAGTATTTTAAAAACCTTATAGATATGCCAATAGTTGTAACTTTATTATCTGTTGGAATTATTCTATTTTTATTATCAATTATTATATTTATAAAAAACAAAAATAAACTTCCTATTTGGATAGCGGGATTAGGTTCAATATTGGTATATTTTTCTCTTTTCTTGAATGTAGGACTTAATAACACATCATTTTATCCGTCTTCAGTAAAACCGAGTGATTCTTTAACATTGAGTAATAGTTCAAGTAGTTTGTATACTCTAAATAGCATGTTTTATGTTTCTTTTTTAGTGCCTTTTGTTCTAATGTATATTATTTATGTGTGGTATAAAATGGATTCAAAAAAAATAACTAATCAAGAAATCGATTCTGATAAAAACTCATATTAA